From one Streptomyces sp. CA-210063 genomic stretch:
- a CDS encoding fic family toxin-antitoxin system, toxin component, which translates to MIPIDLPKLLSVAETLPNDPQVDDLGVLTCACDRLSAVALEREVYPTLRYKAAALLEQLARHDALEHSNFQFAWLAVREFARLNGHRLEAEPKDARDLVLGVRAYEIELPESAKTLSSWWEPVGKD; encoded by the coding sequence GTGATCCCTATCGACCTGCCCAAGCTGCTGTCCGTGGCCGAGACCCTGCCGAATGATCCCCAGGTGGATGACCTGGGCGTCCTGACCTGCGCGTGCGACCGGCTGTCCGCCGTGGCACTGGAACGCGAGGTCTACCCCACGCTCCGCTACAAGGCGGCGGCCCTGCTGGAGCAACTGGCCCGCCACGATGCTCTGGAACACAGCAACTTCCAGTTCGCCTGGCTGGCCGTCCGCGAGTTCGCCCGTCTGAACGGCCACCGGCTGGAGGCGGAGCCCAAGGACGCGCGGGACCTGGTGCTCGGAGTCCGTGCGTACGAGATCGAATTGCCGGAGAGTGCCAAGACCCTGTCGTCGTGGTGGGAGCCGGTCGGCAAGGACTGA
- a CDS encoding (Fe-S)-binding protein, whose product MQLAAIIVSLVLTVVGVALIARAVTQIYRFVKLGQPVPAGSRTDDPKARTITLAKEFLGHTRMNRWGIVGFAHWFVAIGFLTLPPTLAQAYGQLFQADWTLPVIGGFLPFEMYIEFIGVMTILGILVLMAIRLLNLPSRAGRKSRFAGSKAWQAYFVEYVILTIGLAIYVLRGLEGAIHHVEHYEAGYFASYPLVLAFKDLDPSTLQNLVYFVAMIKIGTSLIWMITVSLNTNMGVAWHRFLGFPNIWFKRNADGATALGALQPMTSGGEPIDFTDPGDDDVFGVSQVEQFSWKGILDFSTCTECGRCQSQCPAWNTGKPLSPKLLIMSLRDHAHAKAPYLLAGGGKTMEGEEKASEEQLASVPAAALAEAERPLIGTVEENGVIDPDVLWSCTTCGACVEQCPVDIEHVDHIVDMRRYQVMIESAFPSEAGTMLKNLEKKGNPWGLAKKQRLEWLKEVDFEVPVVGKDIEDLSEVEYLYWVGCAGALEDRAKKTTKAFAELLHMAGVKFAIMGGDEKCTGDSARRLGNEPLFQELGMENVAALNMAFGEDEDDPSTLKPKSAKKIVATCPHCLNTIGNEYPQLGGDYEVIHHTQLLQHLIDEGKLIPVTPVEGLITYHDPCYLGRHNKIYTPPREIMTAVPGLRQQEMHRHKERGFCCGAGGARMWMEERIGKRINNERVDEALSLNPDIVSTACPFCLVMLTDSVNGKKNDGKAKESITVVDVAQLLLESVKTPVPDDDEPPAGTAETENEPEPQPVK is encoded by the coding sequence ATGCAACTCGCCGCGATCATCGTGTCGCTGGTCCTGACCGTGGTCGGCGTCGCGCTGATCGCCCGAGCCGTGACGCAGATCTACCGGTTCGTGAAGCTCGGTCAGCCGGTGCCGGCGGGCAGCCGCACGGACGACCCGAAGGCGCGCACGATCACCCTGGCCAAGGAGTTCCTGGGCCACACCCGGATGAACCGGTGGGGGATCGTCGGCTTCGCCCACTGGTTCGTCGCGATCGGCTTCCTGACGCTGCCGCCGACCCTCGCCCAGGCGTACGGCCAGCTGTTCCAGGCGGACTGGACGCTGCCGGTCATCGGCGGCTTCCTCCCGTTCGAGATGTACATCGAGTTCATCGGTGTGATGACGATCCTCGGCATCCTCGTGCTGATGGCCATCCGGCTGCTCAACCTGCCCTCCCGGGCCGGCCGCAAGTCGCGTTTCGCGGGCTCCAAGGCCTGGCAGGCGTACTTCGTCGAGTACGTCATCCTCACCATCGGCCTGGCGATCTACGTCCTGCGGGGCCTTGAGGGCGCGATCCACCATGTGGAGCACTACGAGGCCGGGTACTTCGCCTCCTATCCGCTGGTCCTCGCCTTCAAGGACCTGGACCCCTCGACGCTCCAGAACCTGGTGTACTTCGTCGCGATGATCAAGATCGGCACCTCGCTGATCTGGATGATCACGGTCTCGCTGAACACCAACATGGGTGTCGCCTGGCACCGCTTCCTCGGCTTCCCGAACATCTGGTTCAAGCGGAACGCGGACGGCGCCACCGCCCTCGGCGCTCTGCAGCCGATGACCTCCGGCGGCGAGCCGATCGACTTCACCGACCCGGGTGACGACGACGTCTTCGGTGTCAGCCAGGTGGAGCAGTTCTCCTGGAAGGGCATCCTCGACTTCTCGACCTGCACCGAGTGCGGTCGCTGTCAGTCGCAGTGCCCGGCCTGGAACACCGGCAAGCCGCTCTCCCCCAAGCTGCTGATCATGTCGCTGCGCGACCACGCGCACGCCAAGGCCCCGTATCTGCTCGCCGGTGGCGGCAAGACCATGGAGGGCGAGGAGAAGGCGTCCGAGGAGCAGCTGGCCTCGGTGCCCGCCGCCGCGCTCGCCGAGGCCGAGCGGCCGCTGATCGGGACCGTCGAGGAGAACGGCGTCATCGACCCGGACGTCCTGTGGTCCTGCACCACCTGCGGTGCCTGTGTCGAGCAGTGCCCGGTGGACATCGAGCACGTCGACCACATCGTCGACATGCGCCGCTACCAGGTGATGATCGAGTCCGCGTTCCCGTCCGAGGCGGGCACGATGCTCAAGAACCTGGAGAAGAAGGGCAACCCCTGGGGCCTGGCGAAGAAGCAGCGCCTGGAGTGGCTGAAGGAAGTCGACTTCGAGGTGCCGGTCGTCGGCAAGGACATCGAGGACCTGTCCGAGGTCGAGTACCTGTACTGGGTCGGCTGCGCCGGCGCGCTGGAGGACCGCGCGAAGAAGACGACGAAGGCCTTCGCGGAGCTGCTGCACATGGCGGGCGTCAAGTTCGCGATCATGGGCGGCGACGAGAAGTGCACCGGTGACTCCGCCCGCCGTCTCGGCAACGAGCCCCTGTTCCAGGAGCTCGGCATGGAGAACGTGGCCGCGCTGAACATGGCCTTCGGCGAGGACGAGGACGATCCCTCGACGCTGAAGCCCAAGTCGGCCAAGAAGATCGTCGCCACCTGCCCGCACTGCCTCAACACCATCGGCAACGAGTACCCGCAGCTCGGCGGTGACTACGAGGTCATCCACCACACCCAGCTGCTCCAGCACCTCATCGACGAGGGCAAGCTGATCCCGGTGACCCCGGTCGAGGGCCTCATCACCTACCACGACCCCTGCTACCTGGGCCGTCACAACAAGATCTACACGCCCCCGCGCGAGATCATGACCGCCGTCCCGGGCCTGCGCCAGCAGGAGATGCACCGCCACAAGGAACGCGGCTTCTGCTGCGGCGCCGGTGGCGCGCGGATGTGGATGGAGGAGCGGATCGGCAAGCGCATCAACAACGAGCGCGTCGACGAGGCCCTCTCCCTCAACCCGGACATCGTCTCCACCGCCTGCCCGTTCTGCCTGGTCATGCTGACCGACTCGGTCAACGGCAAGAAGAACGACGGCAAGGCCAAGGAGTCCATCACGGTCGTCGACGTCGCCCAGCTGCTGCTGGAGTCCGTCAAGACCCCGGTCCCGGACGACGACGAGCCCCCGGCGGGCACGGCGGAGACGGAGAACGAGCCGGAGCCGCAGCCGGTGAAGTAG
- a CDS encoding FG-GAP-like repeat-containing protein: MRTRSFLLAAGLLASGLTPLALATPAGAAVAKYSDDFNGDGYRDLAVGASGTDVGSASQAGAVVVLYGSSSGVSAARRSVITQNTSGVAGSAEDRDYFGSSLASADFNKDGYADLAVGATGESLGGKSYVGQVTILWGGKSGLSGGTALPQPSTITPETGYSQGLAAADFNGDGSPDLTVTGQAQTRIYNGPFQKTTGGSASMSFVGTVGSTFDVGAGDITGDAAAERVYTYSTTSDPGGQVRYHTYNGTKTALVDMPAAEGDGPVSMGDINGDGYGDLVLTQAEDPVSNSGAGHLGGQLEIWYGGKGGPDLTQTPTVINQDTPGVPGTGEQDDRFGGSLSIGDINGDGYADIAVGTAGEDWGTKWSAGTVTVLYGSASGLTTKGAKEYSQDTPYVPGTAESQDGFGGAVRLIDLNKNGKAELVVAAPGEDTKGALVILNGTSTGLTTTGAKTITAANAGLKETSYSFGAPIAQ; this comes from the coding sequence TTGCGCACTCGCTCCTTCCTCCTGGCCGCAGGCCTCCTCGCCTCCGGCCTGACCCCGCTCGCCCTGGCCACACCCGCCGGCGCGGCGGTCGCCAAGTACTCCGACGACTTCAACGGCGACGGCTACCGCGACCTCGCGGTCGGCGCGAGCGGCACCGATGTCGGCAGCGCCTCGCAGGCCGGCGCGGTGGTCGTGCTCTACGGCTCGTCGTCCGGCGTCTCGGCTGCCAGGCGGAGCGTGATCACGCAGAACACCAGCGGAGTCGCCGGTTCGGCCGAGGACCGGGACTACTTCGGCAGCAGCCTCGCCTCCGCCGACTTCAACAAGGACGGCTACGCGGACCTCGCGGTCGGCGCGACGGGCGAGAGCCTCGGCGGCAAGAGCTACGTCGGTCAGGTCACCATCCTCTGGGGCGGCAAGAGCGGCCTGTCCGGCGGCACCGCCCTCCCGCAGCCGTCCACGATCACCCCGGAGACCGGCTACTCCCAGGGCCTCGCCGCGGCCGACTTCAATGGCGACGGCTCACCCGACCTCACGGTCACCGGCCAGGCCCAGACCCGTATCTACAACGGCCCGTTCCAGAAGACCACCGGCGGCTCGGCGAGCATGAGCTTCGTCGGCACCGTCGGCTCCACGTTCGACGTCGGCGCGGGCGACATCACCGGCGACGCGGCGGCCGAGCGCGTGTACACGTACTCGACGACCTCCGACCCCGGCGGCCAGGTCCGGTACCACACGTACAACGGCACGAAGACGGCCCTCGTCGACATGCCCGCGGCCGAGGGCGACGGCCCCGTCTCCATGGGCGACATCAACGGCGACGGCTACGGCGACCTCGTCCTCACCCAGGCCGAGGACCCGGTGAGCAACAGCGGCGCCGGCCACCTCGGCGGCCAGCTGGAGATCTGGTACGGCGGCAAGGGCGGCCCCGACCTCACCCAGACCCCGACCGTCATCAACCAGGACACCCCCGGAGTCCCCGGCACGGGAGAGCAGGACGACCGCTTCGGCGGCTCGCTCTCCATCGGCGACATCAACGGCGACGGTTACGCCGACATCGCGGTCGGCACCGCCGGCGAGGACTGGGGCACCAAGTGGAGCGCCGGCACGGTCACCGTCCTGTACGGCTCGGCCTCCGGCCTGACCACCAAGGGCGCCAAGGAGTACAGCCAGGACACCCCGTACGTCCCCGGCACCGCCGAGAGCCAGGACGGCTTCGGTGGCGCCGTCCGCCTGATCGACCTCAACAAGAACGGCAAGGCCGAACTGGTCGTCGCCGCCCCCGGCGAGGACACCAAGGGCGCGCTCGTCATCCTGAACGGCACGAGCACCGGCCTGACCACGACAGGCGCGAAGACCATCACAGCGGCGAACGCCGGTCTCAAGGAGACGTCGTACAGCTTCGGCGCGCCGATCGCCCAGTAG
- a CDS encoding VCBS repeat-containing protein — protein MRIRTTTVAATLVAATLTPLSLFIGPASAAPAKHADDFNGDGHRDFAVFSYGTESDASKGGGVLVTFGTADGPGTKSQFIDQASAGVPGDDETDDFFGEFRTAADFNKDGYGDLAVSANGEDVGGAKNNGTVTVLWGGKKGLSGGTTVPNKGPKGASGEALDLATGDFNGDSHPDLALVRDGKTYVYRGSINKSGVKGSVTVLDKSTPFSSTALISGKVNKDGKTDLVIIGDVVHPEYIASDAWFISGGKAKLYPGKTLRLERVNGNGGQSDRGGDGVINDFDKDGYGDIAIGTPIHDKVKGRVTVWYGSASGPSRSARFTQATSGVEGTPESYDAFGDAITSGDVNGDGYRDLAIAAPGEGLSGKPEAGGVHVLYGSKWGLTAKGSQFFARNTAGVPGDLSAGEYFGHTIRLRDTNRDGKADLYAIGETGSVLLRGSSKGVTTAGATTVESDLVRGMLH, from the coding sequence ATGCGCATCCGTACGACCACGGTCGCCGCGACACTGGTCGCGGCGACACTGACCCCCCTCTCCCTCTTCATCGGCCCCGCGTCCGCCGCCCCCGCCAAGCACGCCGACGACTTCAACGGCGACGGCCACCGCGACTTCGCGGTCTTCTCCTACGGCACCGAGAGCGACGCCAGTAAGGGCGGCGGCGTCCTCGTCACCTTCGGCACGGCGGACGGCCCCGGTACGAAGAGCCAGTTCATCGACCAGGCGAGCGCCGGCGTTCCCGGGGACGACGAGACGGACGACTTCTTCGGAGAGTTCCGCACGGCCGCCGACTTCAACAAGGACGGCTACGGCGACCTCGCGGTGTCCGCCAACGGCGAGGACGTCGGCGGCGCCAAGAACAACGGCACCGTCACCGTCCTCTGGGGCGGAAAGAAGGGCCTGTCCGGCGGCACCACCGTCCCGAACAAGGGCCCGAAGGGCGCCTCCGGCGAGGCCCTCGACCTCGCCACCGGCGACTTCAACGGCGACAGCCATCCGGACCTGGCCCTCGTCCGCGACGGCAAGACGTACGTCTACCGCGGCTCGATCAACAAGTCGGGTGTGAAGGGCTCGGTGACGGTCCTGGACAAATCGACGCCCTTCTCCTCCACCGCCCTCATCTCCGGCAAGGTGAACAAGGACGGCAAGACCGACCTCGTCATCATCGGCGACGTGGTCCACCCGGAGTACATCGCCTCCGACGCCTGGTTCATCTCGGGCGGCAAGGCCAAGCTGTACCCCGGCAAAACCCTCCGCCTGGAGCGCGTCAACGGCAACGGCGGCCAGTCCGACCGCGGCGGCGACGGCGTCATCAACGACTTCGACAAGGACGGCTACGGCGACATCGCCATCGGCACGCCGATCCACGACAAGGTCAAGGGCCGGGTGACGGTCTGGTACGGGTCCGCCTCCGGCCCGTCGAGGTCGGCCCGCTTCACCCAGGCGACGTCCGGGGTGGAGGGCACCCCCGAGTCGTACGACGCCTTCGGCGACGCGATCACCTCCGGCGACGTGAACGGCGACGGCTACCGCGACCTCGCGATCGCCGCGCCGGGCGAGGGCCTGTCCGGCAAGCCCGAAGCGGGCGGCGTCCACGTCCTGTACGGCAGCAAGTGGGGCCTCACAGCGAAGGGTTCGCAGTTCTTCGCCCGCAACACGGCAGGCGTACCTGGCGACTTGTCCGCAGGCGAGTACTTCGGCCACACGATCCGCCTCCGCGACACGAACCGGGACGGCAAGGCCGACCTGTACGCGATCGGCGAGACGGGCTCCGTCCTGCTCCGGGGTTCGTCGAAGGGCGTGACGACGGCCGGCGCGACGACCGTGGAGAGCGACCTCGTCAGGGGAATGCTTCATTGA
- a CDS encoding FG-GAP and VCBS repeat-containing protein → MHKHLRLALATASAAALTGGLLTFSAVTATAADSVHQPVADFNGDGFGDVAYSAGYATVGGKRGAGQIVALYGSANGVTSTKRTTISQNTTGVPGSAETGDGFGWVSAYGDYNGDGFDDLAVSAPGEDVDGDTDGGTVLIVWGSAQGLSGATTIKDPATSSHDYWGTALASGDFDGDGKEDLAVGSTSNRVYVFKGGISKSGTYGGRYSFTTDIRSGKGTGTLVLTAGDVNGDKRTDLVVDGYETDSDWGYNTNWYVPGTASGLSASGAKELKRGIITGIGDINGDGFGDIVTGQDWDPSKDGSQPSVPESSTGGKVHVVYGSADGPGTTVAVTQDSGNVPGSSERGDWFGSELSLGDINGDGKTDLVVGSPGENLGGVVNTGAVTVLYGAESGLNTASGYQYLAQSTAGVPGSDETDDRFGGDVKLTDVTGDGKADLTVGAYGENDFNGSVVYLPSDGTKITTTGSRSLAPSAVGVSTDGQPVFGANAAN, encoded by the coding sequence ATGCACAAGCACCTGCGACTCGCCCTCGCGACGGCCTCCGCGGCCGCTCTGACGGGCGGTCTGCTCACCTTCTCGGCCGTGACGGCGACGGCGGCCGACTCGGTCCACCAGCCCGTGGCCGACTTCAACGGCGACGGCTTCGGCGATGTCGCGTACTCGGCCGGCTACGCCACCGTCGGCGGCAAGAGGGGCGCCGGCCAGATCGTCGCCCTGTACGGCTCGGCGAACGGTGTGACCTCGACGAAGCGCACCACGATCAGCCAGAACACCACTGGCGTGCCCGGCAGCGCGGAGACCGGCGACGGCTTCGGCTGGGTCAGCGCGTACGGCGACTACAACGGCGACGGCTTCGACGACCTGGCCGTGTCCGCACCGGGCGAGGACGTCGACGGCGACACCGACGGCGGCACGGTCCTCATCGTGTGGGGCTCGGCGCAGGGCCTGTCCGGCGCCACCACCATCAAGGACCCGGCGACGTCCTCGCACGACTACTGGGGCACCGCCCTCGCGTCCGGCGACTTCGACGGCGACGGCAAGGAGGACCTCGCGGTCGGTTCCACGTCGAACCGGGTGTACGTCTTCAAGGGCGGCATCAGCAAGTCCGGCACGTACGGCGGCCGGTACAGCTTCACCACCGACATCCGCTCCGGCAAGGGCACCGGCACGCTGGTGCTCACCGCGGGCGACGTCAACGGCGACAAGCGGACCGACCTCGTCGTCGACGGCTATGAGACCGACAGCGACTGGGGCTACAACACCAACTGGTACGTGCCCGGCACCGCCTCCGGTCTCAGCGCCTCCGGCGCGAAGGAGCTGAAGCGCGGCATCATCACCGGTATCGGCGACATCAACGGCGACGGCTTCGGCGACATCGTCACCGGCCAGGACTGGGACCCGTCCAAGGACGGCAGCCAGCCCTCCGTGCCCGAGTCCTCCACCGGCGGCAAGGTGCACGTCGTGTACGGCTCCGCCGACGGCCCGGGCACCACGGTCGCGGTGACGCAGGACAGCGGCAACGTGCCCGGCTCCTCCGAGCGCGGCGACTGGTTCGGCAGCGAGCTGTCCCTCGGCGACATCAACGGCGACGGAAAGACCGACCTGGTGGTCGGCTCCCCCGGCGAGAACCTCGGCGGTGTCGTCAACACCGGCGCCGTGACCGTCCTGTACGGCGCGGAGTCCGGTCTGAACACCGCCTCCGGCTACCAGTACCTCGCCCAGTCCACGGCGGGTGTCCCCGGCTCGGACGAGACGGACGACCGCTTCGGCGGCGACGTGAAGCTCACCGATGTCACCGGCGACGGCAAGGCGGACCTGACGGTCGGCGCGTACGGCGAGAACGACTTCAACGGCTCCGTGGTCTACCTGCCCTCCGACGGCACGAAGATCACCACGACCGGCTCCCGCTCCCTCGCCCCGTCCGCGGTCGGCGTCTCCACGGACGGCCAGCCGGTCTTCGGCGCGAACGCGGCCAACTGA
- a CDS encoding MraY family glycosyltransferase, with translation MLYGILAAASALLLTAVLSAAVRVPALRFGIVERRRGRGVPLLGGVAVMAGVGGVAWVGEWSGVAPLGHEAGWLVVVGAGLGVLGLVGDVARLPFVVRTAGVVVAAALVVPYGELGVLGGVLGVVWIVFVVHGFKGMRRSDGVLGVVGAVTAFALSGCAAAEVMDGLATLFSVLAAALTGFLMHNWPPARVVLGTCGALFVGFLLAGGVLHVYAVGHEGGVGAPFALTAVATADAVLVLVSRKRAGRELWRCGPDHLAHRLRRLGLTPPGVAIVLGAATAGAAGVGLGIHMLWTQPRTAWWVAGVAGVVVLGALCVPVGAARPAPTGIRPLPTAARSAPTGVHRAPTGAHRAPTGVQRASAGVPRVPAAVHRVPAAVARPRSRPRPIPGGRVG, from the coding sequence GTGCTGTATGGAATCCTCGCCGCCGCCTCCGCCCTGTTGCTGACCGCCGTGCTCTCGGCGGCCGTCCGCGTACCCGCGCTGCGGTTCGGGATCGTGGAGCGCCGGCGGGGGCGCGGGGTGCCGTTGCTCGGGGGCGTCGCGGTCATGGCCGGGGTCGGGGGCGTGGCGTGGGTGGGGGAGTGGAGCGGGGTCGCTCCGCTGGGGCACGAGGCCGGGTGGCTGGTGGTCGTCGGGGCCGGGCTCGGGGTGCTCGGGCTCGTCGGCGACGTGGCGCGGCTTCCCTTCGTGGTGCGGACGGCCGGGGTCGTGGTCGCCGCCGCGCTGGTCGTGCCGTACGGCGAACTGGGCGTGCTCGGCGGGGTGTTGGGCGTCGTCTGGATCGTCTTTGTGGTGCACGGGTTCAAGGGGATGCGGCGTTCGGACGGGGTGCTCGGGGTGGTCGGCGCCGTCACCGCGTTCGCGTTGAGCGGGTGTGCTGCGGCCGAGGTCATGGACGGTCTGGCGACCCTCTTCAGCGTGCTGGCGGCCGCGCTCACCGGGTTCCTGATGCACAACTGGCCCCCCGCGCGGGTCGTACTCGGCACCTGCGGGGCCCTCTTCGTGGGGTTCCTGCTCGCGGGTGGGGTGCTGCATGTGTACGCCGTCGGCCACGAGGGGGGCGTCGGGGCGCCCTTCGCCCTCACGGCCGTGGCGACCGCCGACGCCGTCCTCGTCCTCGTCTCGCGGAAACGGGCGGGCCGGGAGCTGTGGCGCTGCGGCCCCGACCATCTCGCGCACCGGCTGCGGCGGCTGGGCCTCACGCCGCCGGGGGTGGCGATCGTGCTGGGAGCCGCGACCGCGGGCGCCGCCGGTGTCGGCCTCGGTATCCACATGCTGTGGACGCAGCCGCGTACGGCATGGTGGGTGGCCGGGGTCGCCGGGGTGGTCGTACTCGGGGCGCTCTGCGTGCCGGTGGGTGCGGCCCGGCCCGCTCCCACCGGCATCCGGCCTCTCCCCACCGCCGCCCGGTCCGCCCCGACCGGCGTCCATCGCGCCCCGACCGGCGCCCATCGCGCCCCGACCGGCGTCCAGCGCGCCTCCGCCGGCGTCCCTCGCGTCCCCGCGGCCGTTCACCGCGTCCCCGCCGCCGTCGCCCGTCCTCGTTCCCGGCCCCGGCCCATTCCTGGGGGGCGGGTGGGGTAG
- a CDS encoding SRPBCC family protein produces MSTLEKHVDVGVPIGKAWDSLHHVENYSRFVDGVRDARADAKGRAHLSIEAGDHTRELDADYHDHAENRVLEWHTRGAPELTGSFSLLPIDKNHTRVQARLEYDPDAVRDTFGGPRGFAQANAVERVVGNDLEHFKKYVEQGR; encoded by the coding sequence ATGAGCACCCTCGAAAAACACGTCGACGTCGGAGTCCCGATCGGCAAGGCCTGGGACAGCCTGCACCACGTGGAGAACTACTCACGCTTTGTGGACGGAGTACGCGACGCCCGTGCGGACGCGAAGGGCCGGGCGCATCTGTCCATCGAGGCCGGCGACCACACCCGCGAACTCGATGCCGACTACCACGACCACGCGGAGAATCGCGTGCTGGAGTGGCACACCAGAGGCGCCCCCGAGCTGACGGGCTCCTTCTCCCTGCTCCCGATCGACAAGAACCACACCCGCGTCCAGGCACGGCTCGAGTACGACCCGGACGCCGTCAGGGACACCTTCGGCGGCCCGAGAGGATTCGCTCAGGCGAACGCTGTCGAACGCGTGGTCGGCAACGATCTGGAGCACTTCAAGAAATACGTGGAACAAGGACGGTGA
- a CDS encoding nuclear transport factor 2 family protein, with product MAEHPNAALVRKGYEAFTRGDMDSLRGMMASDCTHHVPGSHLLSGDYKGQNSIIDLYQRLFQETDGTFNVQLSHVCVDGRGHAVSVHRYTAERNGKRLEQNGCLVFRIVGDKFTDIDECQEDMDKESEFWS from the coding sequence ATGGCCGAACACCCGAACGCAGCGCTCGTCCGCAAGGGCTACGAGGCCTTCACACGCGGCGACATGGACAGCCTCCGCGGCATGATGGCCTCGGACTGCACCCACCACGTCCCCGGCAGCCACCTCCTGTCGGGCGACTACAAGGGCCAGAACTCGATCATCGACCTGTACCAGCGGCTCTTCCAGGAGACCGACGGGACGTTCAACGTCCAGCTGAGCCATGTCTGCGTGGACGGCCGGGGCCACGCGGTCTCCGTGCACCGCTACACGGCCGAGCGCAACGGCAAGCGCCTCGAACAGAACGGCTGTCTCGTCTTCCGGATCGTCGGAGACAAGTTCACGGACATCGACGAATGCCAGGAGGACATGGACAAGGAGAGCGAGTTCTGGTCGTAG
- a CDS encoding FG-GAP-like repeat-containing protein, translating into MRRRTYALAAATATTAAVALTLGTHPAAAQPTPVTSDFNGDGYADLAVGVPDATVNGKAKAGYVNVVWGGAKGLGRHGGIRVGQATAEVPGTPEAGDRFGAAVALEDLSGDGVAELVVGAPGEDVTGRGVDAGSVTVVGGAKSGTGPGSTVLTGPSAKSAYGWSVAAADLTGDGGRDIVVGGRDKVVLRAVVDGGEDVVVTTVLATPMGGRAPLLATGDFTADGTDDLALAFHTINAPYTQSHVRLWAWDPAEQRMANTWNSSNGAASALAVGDFDGDGLDDLALGECREIADENIDDPCGPESYAKGGGIHIEYGDANSFGYRSQTLNQDTVGVYGVAEDGDRFGASLAVLDFNGDGRDDLVAGAPGEAIGSRRAAGAATLLLGHAGGIVDRYGEASSVQYHQDRPRVPGAAETSDGFGTAVATGDYDKDGIPDTAVGTPGENTNSGGVWVFPKTSVTGSYALTPKNLGLPSPTTALSYGRYLSSH; encoded by the coding sequence GTGCGCAGACGGACGTACGCCCTGGCCGCCGCCACCGCCACCACGGCGGCCGTGGCCCTCACCCTCGGCACCCACCCGGCAGCCGCCCAGCCCACCCCCGTGACCAGCGACTTCAACGGCGACGGTTACGCGGACCTGGCCGTCGGCGTCCCCGACGCGACCGTGAACGGCAAGGCGAAGGCCGGCTATGTGAACGTCGTCTGGGGCGGCGCGAAGGGCCTGGGCAGACACGGAGGCATCCGGGTCGGCCAGGCCACCGCCGAGGTCCCCGGCACCCCGGAGGCGGGCGACCGCTTCGGCGCGGCCGTGGCGCTGGAGGACCTGAGCGGCGACGGCGTGGCGGAGCTGGTCGTCGGCGCGCCCGGCGAGGACGTCACCGGCCGTGGCGTGGACGCGGGCTCGGTCACCGTCGTCGGCGGCGCGAAGAGCGGCACCGGCCCGGGGTCCACCGTCCTCACCGGCCCGTCGGCGAAGTCGGCGTACGGCTGGTCGGTCGCGGCGGCGGACCTGACCGGCGACGGCGGCCGGGACATCGTGGTCGGCGGCCGGGACAAGGTCGTTCTGCGCGCCGTCGTCGACGGCGGTGAGGACGTCGTCGTCACGACCGTCCTGGCCACCCCCATGGGCGGCCGCGCCCCGCTCCTCGCCACCGGCGACTTCACCGCCGACGGCACGGACGACCTGGCCCTCGCCTTCCACACCATCAACGCCCCCTACACCCAGTCCCACGTACGGCTGTGGGCGTGGGACCCCGCCGAGCAGCGCATGGCCAACACGTGGAACTCGAGCAACGGCGCCGCCTCCGCGCTCGCCGTCGGCGACTTCGACGGCGACGGCCTGGACGACCTGGCCCTCGGCGAGTGCCGCGAGATCGCCGACGAGAACATCGACGACCCGTGCGGCCCGGAGTCGTACGCCAAGGGCGGCGGCATCCACATCGAGTACGGGGACGCGAACTCCTTCGGCTATCGCTCCCAGACCCTCAACCAGGACACGGTCGGCGTGTACGGCGTCGCCGAGGACGGCGACCGCTTCGGCGCGTCCCTCGCCGTACTGGACTTCAACGGCGACGGCCGCGACGACCTGGTCGCGGGCGCCCCCGGCGAGGCCATCGGCAGCCGGAGGGCGGCCGGCGCGGCCACGCTCCTGCTGGGCCACGCCGGCGGCATCGTCGACCGGTACGGCGAGGCGTCGTCCGTCCAGTACCACCAGGACCGGCCCCGCGTCCCCGGCGCCGCCGAGACCTCCGACGGCTTCGGCACGGCCGTCGCCACCGGCGACTACGACAAGGACGGCATCCCGGACACGGCCGTCGGCACCCCGGGCGAGAACACGAACTCCGGCGGCGTCTGGGTCTTCCCGAAGACCTCGGTGACGGGCTCCTACGCCCTCACCCCGAAGAACCTGGGCCTCCCGTCCCCCACGACGGCACTGTCGTACGGCAGATACCTGAGCAGCCACTGA